A single region of the Amphiura filiformis chromosome 7, Afil_fr2py, whole genome shotgun sequence genome encodes:
- the LOC140157908 gene encoding uncharacterized protein, with protein MKVHERIHSKEKPFKCTFCNKGFTASGHLKTHERIHTKEKPFKCRYCNKGFTQSGSLKSHELIHTKEKPFKCTFCNRGFTTSGSLKTHGRIHTKEKPFKCRYCNKGFTQSGSLKSHELLHTKEKPFKCRYCNKGFTWSSALKRHENIHTGEKPFKCKYCNKGFAQSYYLKEHERRHIKEKPFKCECCNKGFIQSGNLKHHERIHTKETPFKCEFCNKGFTQSGHLKEHERTHTKEKPFKCIFCNKGCATSGSLKTHERIHTKEKPFKCRYCNKGFTESGSLKSHELIHTKEKPFKCRYCNKGFRQSGSLKEHERIHTKEKPFKCRYCNRGFTQSGSLKGHEHNLKNYVALEHMYKND; from the coding sequence ATGAAAGTACATGAACGCATCCattctaaagagaagccttttaaatgtacattttgtaacaaaggcttcacagcaTCGGGACACTTAAAGACACATGAACGTAtccatactaaagagaagccttttaaatgtagatattgcaacaaaggcttcacgcAGTCGGGAAGCTTGAAAAGCCATGAACtcattcataccaaagagaagccttttaaatgtacattttgtaacagagGCTTCACAACGTCGGGAAGCTTAAAGACACATGGACgtattcatactaaagagaagccttttaaatgtagatattgcaacaaaggcttcacgcAGTCGGGAAGCTTGAAAAGCCATGAACTtcttcataccaaagagaagccttttaaatgtagATATTGTAACAAAGGTTTCACATGGTCAAGTGCCTTGAAGAGACATGAAaatattcatactggagagaagccttttaaatgtaaatattgcaacaaaggcTTTGCACAATCATATTATTTGAAAGAACATGAACGCAGACATAtcaaagagaagcctttcaaatgtgAATGTTGTAACAAAGGATTTATACAGTCGGGGAATTTGAAGCATCACGAGCGAATCCACACTAAAGAGACGCCTTTTAAATGTGAAttttgcaacaaaggcttcacacagtcggGTCACTTGAAGGAACATGAACgcactcataccaaagagaaaccttttaaatgtatattttgtaacaaaggctgcGCAACGTCGGGAAGCTTAAaaacacatgaacgtattcatactaaagagaagccttttaaatgtagatattgcaacaaaggcttcacagaGTCAGGAAGCTTGAAAAGCCATGAACTCATTCATACAAAAGAAAAGCCTTTTAAATGTAGAtattgcaacaaaggcttcagGCAGTCGGGAAGCTTGAAggaacatgaacgtattcataccaaagagaagccttttaaatgtagatattgcaacagaggcttcacacagtcaggaAGCTTGAAAGGACATGAACACAACTTGAAAAACTACGTCGCGTTAGAGCACATGTATAAGAATGATTAA